A single window of Ficedula albicollis isolate OC2 chromosome 8, FicAlb1.5, whole genome shotgun sequence DNA harbors:
- the RABGAP1L gene encoding rab GTPase-activating protein 1-like isoform X4 — protein sequence MMEEISIVVAYDAHVFGQLCDEDFLANLVAVSKPKAMVPTKKLKKYEREYQTMRESQLQQEDPMDRYKRENRRLQEASMRLEQENDDLAHELVTSKIALRNDLDQAEDKADVLNKELLLTKQKLVETEEEKRKQEEEAAQLKEVFRKQLEKAESEIKKTTAIIAEYKQICSQLSTRLEKQQAASKDELEVVKGKVMACKHCSEIFSKEGALKVPAVSTDNKGIETDDEKDALKKQLREMELELAQTKLQLVEAKCKIQELEHQRGALMNEIQAAKNSWFSKTLNSIKTATGTQAPQPPLPPREGST from the exons ATGATGGAAGAGATCTCCATAGTGGTCGCTTATGATGCCCATGTGTTTGGCCAGCTGTGCGATGAGGATTTTCTGGCCAATCTGGTGGCAGTCAGCAAACCCAAAGCTATG GTGCCAAcgaaaaagctgaagaaatatGAGAGAGAATACCAAACAATGCGAGagagccagctgcagcaggaagatcCTATGGACAGATATAAG AGGGAAAACCGCAGGCTCCAAGAAGCAAGCatgaggctggagcaggagaatgATGACCTTGCCCATGAGCTTGTAACAAGCAAAATTGCCTTACGGAATGATCTGGACCAG GCTGAAGACAAAGCAGATGTTTTGAACAAGGAGCTCCTCCTGACCAAACAGAAGCTAGTGGAgactgaggaagagaaaaggaagcaggaagagGAAGCTGCTCAG CTGAAGGAAGTCttcaggaagcagctggagaaggcagaATCTGAGATCAAGAAAACCACTGCCATCATTGCAGAGTATAAACAG ATTTGTTCCCAGCTGAGTACCAGGCTGGAAAAACAACAAGCGGCCAGTAAAGATGAACTGGAAGTTGTGAAG GGTAAAGTGATGGCCTGCAAACACTGCAGTGAGATTTTCAGCAAGGAGGGGGCACTGAAGGTGCCTGCTGTAAGCACAGACAACAAAGGCATCGAAACAGATGATGAGAAGGATGCACTGaagaagcagctgagagagatggagctggagctTGCACAGACCAAACTGCAGCTTGTGGAAGCCAAGTGCAAAATTCAG GAGCTGGAGCACCAGAGAGGAGCCCTTATGAATGAAATCCAAGCTGCCAAAAACTCTTGGTTTAGCAAAACTCTGAACTCTATCAAAACGGCCACAGGCACACAGGCACCCCAGCCTCCCCTGCCTCCCAGAGAGGGCAGCACATAG
- the RABGAP1L gene encoding rab GTPase-activating protein 1-like isoform X5, translated as MVESCIWSVTLQERENRRLQEASMRLEQENDDLAHELVTSKIALRNDLDQAEDKADVLNKELLLTKQKLVETEEEKRKQEEEAAQLKEVFRKQLEKAESEIKKTTAIIAEYKQICSQLSTRLEKQQAASKDELEVVKGKVMACKHCSEIFSKEGALKVPAVSTDNKGIETDDEKDALKKQLREMELELAQTKLQLVEAKCKIQELEHQRGALMNEIQAAKNSWFSKTLNSIKTATGTQAPQPPLPPREGST; from the exons ATGGTTGAAAGCTGTATTTGGTCTGTGACTTTACAGGAG AGGGAAAACCGCAGGCTCCAAGAAGCAAGCatgaggctggagcaggagaatgATGACCTTGCCCATGAGCTTGTAACAAGCAAAATTGCCTTACGGAATGATCTGGACCAG GCTGAAGACAAAGCAGATGTTTTGAACAAGGAGCTCCTCCTGACCAAACAGAAGCTAGTGGAgactgaggaagagaaaaggaagcaggaagagGAAGCTGCTCAG CTGAAGGAAGTCttcaggaagcagctggagaaggcagaATCTGAGATCAAGAAAACCACTGCCATCATTGCAGAGTATAAACAG ATTTGTTCCCAGCTGAGTACCAGGCTGGAAAAACAACAAGCGGCCAGTAAAGATGAACTGGAAGTTGTGAAG GGTAAAGTGATGGCCTGCAAACACTGCAGTGAGATTTTCAGCAAGGAGGGGGCACTGAAGGTGCCTGCTGTAAGCACAGACAACAAAGGCATCGAAACAGATGATGAGAAGGATGCACTGaagaagcagctgagagagatggagctggagctTGCACAGACCAAACTGCAGCTTGTGGAAGCCAAGTGCAAAATTCAG GAGCTGGAGCACCAGAGAGGAGCCCTTATGAATGAAATCCAAGCTGCCAAAAACTCTTGGTTTAGCAAAACTCTGAACTCTATCAAAACGGCCACAGGCACACAGGCACCCCAGCCTCCCCTGCCTCCCAGAGAGGGCAGCACATAG